The Anabas testudineus chromosome 5, fAnaTes1.2, whole genome shotgun sequence region AGGTGCCTGACATGCCACATGGGGTCGATGGTGGAGTGTCGTTTGTAGAAAACAATGAGGAGGGGTGGGGTGATGATGCTCTCTGccagtgttttactgtacagGTCCTccctgagaaaacaaaaacaatattccAAAATACACTTCTATTCAATTACAGTAACAGGAAACAAATCCTATTTTTGTAGAAAAGACAGCCTCACATCAACTTCTCATTTAAGTATTATGGTTAACCTACAATGTGTTGAGCTCCATCCACTGCTCCAGCTGCCGGGTGATGTTCTGGTTCTTCCACTCAGTCAGGTTGGCGAGGATGACTCCGGGGTTGAAGGAGCACGTGTTAGCCCGCATCCCCAGCTTCTTGATGGCCTCCTTCTTGAAGTCCAGGAAACCTATATAGTTATTCTGCTGAAAACAATGTCTTATTTAACTGACTGTTGccacatttataaatataccacatttacaaaactaaaagcagtcAGCTGAAGCAAAAGATCTCCACCTGGTTCCCAGCCCCTCGAATAATGCCCTTAGCAGATGCTGAATCACAGTCATCCGAGAAGGCAGCTGCATGTCCTGGTTTGAGGTTGGTTTCATAAAGCTCCTGAATGTCCCCTGAGATCcaacataaaatagaaaaatatgttcattaatttattttatttacagatgtaACATACGTTAATGAGTGATATGGTACTAAGGAAAACTTTTTTTCTGAGGCAACTGCAACGTGGTCTCGATCAGGTGGTACCTTGTACAATGATATCATCGTCTAAATAGATGGCTTTCTCTGCCTCAGGTATGTATGCAGGCAGATAAAATCTAGCGAAGGTTAACTGAAAAGCAGAATATTTAAACATGGTTAGCAAGAGATAAACATAGATAAACAACAGCATGAATATTTTTTCTGGGACAGGGACGCTACACTGAGTCGTCTCACCGGTTTTGCAGTCTCAAAAGACTGAGGATCTTTGGTTATCTTCCCATCAAGAAGCTCCGTCTTAAAAATAACTAtcttgtattttatatttttcagctTTGTCCTGCTCAGCCACATtctgtatataaaacaaaaatgattgtGTCAAACCAAcggtaattaaataaaatctaacgTGGGAAATTGCTGTATTCGCTTTATTATCATGGTATGTAACAAGACACAATTGTTTGATTGTCTTACTTTAGATGATCCACTGTGTCATTCAGGGTCACAATGGTGAAAACAACATTGGCTTTACTGTTCTGGTAGATACTGTTCATGGCAGCAACCACAGCACCAAGTCTCTCCTCAGCAGCAGTGATGAGCACAGGGATCTCCTCCCCTTTCCTCACCAACTCTAGTCTGAGGTCTGGGGACAACTCAGACTCAAATGGAAGAACAGCTCCTGcatctgcattaaaaaaacatttgagatttcacaaatacatgttttaactGTTCCATGGTTTCATTTTAGCCAATTTGTCTGACAAAAAGTTTAGTACTGCTCCCAGCACAAAGGCAAACATACCTGGATGTTCGCTGTGTAAAAAGTCACTGAAGTTGAGGAGATTTCGTTGAACTATGATCAGGAATGCTACAGCCAGCAGCACAAGGATGACCACGTTTACTGAAACAATGAAGAGCTGTATCAGTGACGGCTGATGTACACAGAGCAACAGAGTTAGCAACACGCTCCTCggatcagtttgtgtttgtagtcCACCAGCTTCGTACTTTCTATTCACTTGAGACAAACTCACCTCTCCTCAGTGTCATGATAACAGCTTCATCCGTTCTTCCAACACGTCTGatcaagatgaaaaaaaaaaaatcaaaacaaataaatctccAACTTGATTGGAAACTAGCCCAAGATGTTTTAGCTGGTTGGCTAATGAGAGCTGAGGTGAACTCGAAATGTGTCCGCACAGCTGCGTGGCGACCGCAACCACAGGCGTTTAACACTGTGTTTATATGCttatatgtaaaatgtatgaaGCGTGAATAAAGGCAGCTCTAACAACAAAATAGACAGGACAGAAAAAAGCAGTTTAACGTTACGCTAAAAGCCAAACTGCCACCTCAACACGAAGTTTATCTATCACAACTGCACGTACTGTTAGGTGTCCGTGCGTTTACCTGATtagaaatcacatttattttcatgtttcaatactacaaaaataaatgtccaaTGTAgctcattttatatttatgtatatgtgtgtgttgatttgaAAAATGGTATGCTTAATATGTAGTGACAGCGAATAGTAGGATGACACATTACGGGCAATCATCTAGACAACTAAGCCGCTTCCCAAACACCAAACCAAATCTGGCCGTGACCGTCGTGCTAACAGTAGCCCTGTAGCCGATCCTTCTTATTATAGATCTGTGAACCTGCGCAGTTACACTAGTTACGACACTCGGGAGTGTGCTCACGACTCCGGGCGGGTCCTTTACAACACGACGTATCGTTTCGAAGCCGGAAGTGAGACGACTTCGCTTCGGAACCTTCGTACCACTTTTCGTCCGTTTATTCTTGTTTATTTCAGGTGGAAGGATGTTGTCTATGTTTAAGACCATCCCCACTCACATGGTAAGGTTTAATTTGCTAATATGACGTAGAGCTACATAGTTATGATAGCTTCATGCTTTTGTTTCTATCAAGCTAATGCTAACCTCCCTACCGTTAGCTGGTCGGTGCTGTGGTTACAATGGTAACAGCTGCCACAACTAATtcagatgaaaaagataaaaaaaacttactTTATCCAAATTTTATTAAtgccagagggaaattgtttaatgtgacattttatctTCTACAGCCAAACAAACCAACCACTTTCCACGTTACCTTTTCCTGCAAATTGTTGCTACTTATGTGGGTGCATACATATGTTACGTATAGATATAATGTGGGTGCATGCAAAGCTGATTTATATTGGACACTAATAAAAGTAGTGTCGTTATTAACGTACTTCGGTTTAATTGAAGATGCTCCTACTTTAGTAGTTTAGGTTCTTGTAAAATAACACTCAAGTGTGCAGAGCTATTGATTGTGCACAGATGCAGCCATTATCCACGCTTACCTCACGTTGTTCTGACTTGGTTCCACATTAAGGATGATTTTCTCCTCTAATTGTGTTGCAGGATTATAAAGGCCAAAAGCTGGCTGAACAGATATTCCAAGGAATAATACTCGTCTCAGCGGTAACTAGAACACACAAACTACTTGACGACCTGACCTGTAGCCAGAATCACTcatatcttttatttctttcttttcaggtGATAGGATTCGTGTATGGACTGATCATTGAACAGTTTGGCTGGACAGTGTACATTGTTTTGGCCGGTTTCGCTGTGTCCTGTGTGgtatgtttttgctttgtatCGTTTGTATTTGTGGGATAGAAACATAATCATATTATTCTGAATATATATCTGATTAATAACTGATGCTTGCAccagtgtactgtactgtacacttgTCTGTTAACATGAGACCAACACAACTCATTAGGCGAATTGGACAAAGTTCAAAAGTATTTGTTCTTTTGTGGTTGTGTATGTTATACTGGGCTCCAACTTtacatcttttttctttcttgtttgtcCTTTGCTTCAGTTGACCCTGCCGCCATGGCCTATGTACAGAAAGAATCCTCTGTCCTGGCAGCCAGTTTTACCAGAGATCAGTGCAGAACCAGTACAGAAACCACAGGAAAGTctcaagaagaagaaacacaaataactgaGAATTATCCCTGCCTGGTTAATACATCTTTTTATATCACAAATACCTGGACGATCGTTTCACagttcacatttaaatgaaactttGTTACAGTGTTATCGGTCAATAATTAAATACTTGtatctaaataataaacatcTGATACTGTCTATGTTTTATAATTGGGATGTTTTCCTTTGGATTTGGTTTTTCTGGAGGACTTACTGAGTGTGTAAGGACAAAGGACGAGCTTACTTTAATGTGATTTAACATTATGAAAAAACAGGGGTAAACAAAagtttagtatttatttgaaatatggAAAATCTTAATAtctacattacattatttagt contains the following coding sequences:
- the glt8d1 gene encoding glycosyltransferase 8 domain-containing protein 1, translating into MTLRRVNVVILVLLAVAFLIIVQRNLLNFSDFLHSEHPDAGAVLPFESELSPDLRLELVRKGEEIPVLITAAEERLGAVVAAMNSIYQNSKANVVFTIVTLNDTVDHLKMWLSRTKLKNIKYKIVIFKTELLDGKITKDPQSFETAKPLTFARFYLPAYIPEAEKAIYLDDDIIVQGDIQELYETNLKPGHAAAFSDDCDSASAKGIIRGAGNQNNYIGFLDFKKEAIKKLGMRANTCSFNPGVILANLTEWKNQNITRQLEQWMELNTLEDLYSKTLAESIITPPLLIVFYKRHSTIDPMWHVRHLGATGAGKRYSPQFIKAAKLLHWNGHYKPWGRTSSFSDVWDKWFIPDPTGKFNPVRRHAGDN
- the spcs1 gene encoding signal peptidase complex subunit 1, whose amino-acid sequence is MLSMFKTIPTHMDYKGQKLAEQIFQGIILVSAVIGFVYGLIIEQFGWTVYIVLAGFAVSCVLTLPPWPMYRKNPLSWQPVLPEISAEPVQKPQESLKKKKHK